The following proteins are co-located in the Microvirga ossetica genome:
- a CDS encoding chemotaxis protein CheX — protein sequence MMTSTISEVLNELELDALTELVNIGVSRAAFNLREMVGEQVHLSVPSVDLVHRTRAIEILEGRETGQLVAVHQVFEGDITGRALLIFPETKSLELVRAVTGGDLSLEDIIELEQEALAETGNILLNGCLGTIANMLRRSLRMSLPEIIRGKGSEFFNLEPPPEAGDVVMFLYINFTVRQRNISGYIVMLMDIPSLAVLKSLLGEFIERATDGMAS from the coding sequence ATGATGACGTCAACGATCTCGGAAGTGCTCAACGAGCTGGAGCTTGACGCTCTGACGGAACTCGTGAACATCGGCGTCAGCCGTGCCGCCTTCAACCTTCGCGAAATGGTCGGCGAGCAGGTTCACCTGTCGGTGCCGTCCGTCGACCTCGTTCACCGCACACGGGCCATCGAGATCCTCGAAGGGCGCGAGACCGGTCAGCTCGTCGCGGTTCATCAGGTCTTCGAGGGCGATATCACGGGCCGAGCCCTGCTGATCTTTCCCGAGACCAAGAGCCTCGAGCTCGTCAGAGCCGTCACGGGCGGAGACCTTTCCCTCGAAGACATCATCGAGCTGGAGCAGGAGGCATTGGCCGAGACCGGCAACATACTCCTGAACGGCTGCCTGGGCACGATCGCCAATATGCTCCGCCGCAGCCTGAGAATGTCTCTGCCGGAGATAATTCGGGGGAAGGGATCGGAATTCTTCAACCTTGAGCCTCCACCCGAGGCTGGCGATGTGGTGATGTTCCTCTATATCAACTTCACGGTTCGGCAGCGGAACATCAGCGGCTACATCGTCATGCTGATGGACATTCCTTCGCTGGCCGTACTCAAGAGCCTTCTCGGCGAGTTCATCGAGCGGGCGACGGACGGCATGGCATCCTGA
- a CDS encoding response regulator transcription factor, producing the protein MAITVLIVDDSKLARIVAAKTLAALQPEWDRVEANNAEEALGVLSERKIDVAMIDFNMPEKDGLELAGEIRSSHPTMPIAVVTANIQDEVIARAREVNATFVSKPLTEEGLRGFISGAALRLRSSAA; encoded by the coding sequence GTGGCGATAACTGTTCTGATCGTCGACGACAGCAAGCTTGCGCGCATCGTCGCAGCCAAGACTCTGGCCGCGCTCCAGCCTGAATGGGATAGAGTCGAGGCCAACAATGCCGAGGAGGCCCTCGGAGTCCTGAGCGAGCGAAAGATCGACGTGGCCATGATCGACTTCAACATGCCGGAGAAGGATGGGCTCGAACTGGCTGGGGAAATCCGCTCCAGCCATCCGACAATGCCGATCGCGGTCGTCACGGCCAACATCCAGGACGAGGTGATCGCTCGGGCACGCGAGGTGAACGCCACTTTCGTCAGCAAGCCCCTGACCGAGGAGGGGCTTAGAGGATTCATTTCCGGAGCAGCCTTGCGCCTGCGGTCGAGCGCGGCGTAA
- a CDS encoding phosphatase PAP2 family protein, translated as MSQLGGAGGAGGAGGAGGAGGAGGAGGAGGAGGAMLGTMADAYVNSVMVDALILGREGTTTPETSSYAPALLPIGDVSQLKRWEPWVRAYVAIGELLQGINFQKTATSYRVRSSASLIAEIGRPNEATFAAQIPLVLSWAELRNERATEIMAQIDPPYAFWSSIIYMHPDRTRRTFELINLVLQFCVYVEMRVKHSLACWRPVEHNAQVQPVITTPGHGSFPSGHATQVFAVAYVLRSLLHLDPADPVHAIIIEQLKRQAARIATNRVVAGVHFPVDSMAGRMLGVALGEYFVGRCTGGRKFMGRKFIAAGIDNAPTTDFNPFNADQVLAGPSPFYSQTAGTAIGRSALMRYIWSAARNEWKERFP; from the coding sequence ATGTCTCAATTGGGCGGAGCGGGTGGTGCCGGCGGAGCCGGCGGAGCAGGCGGGGCTGGCGGTGCAGGTGGAGCGGGTGGCGCGGGTGGTGCCGGCGGCGCGATGCTCGGTACGATGGCCGATGCCTACGTCAATTCGGTCATGGTGGATGCGCTCATCCTCGGGCGCGAAGGGACAACAACCCCCGAGACTAGTTCCTACGCGCCTGCACTGCTTCCCATTGGGGATGTATCACAGTTAAAACGTTGGGAGCCGTGGGTTCGCGCTTATGTGGCGATTGGCGAGCTGCTGCAAGGAATCAACTTTCAGAAGACGGCGACCTCCTACCGGGTCCGGTCATCCGCCTCGTTGATTGCGGAAATCGGACGTCCGAACGAAGCGACCTTTGCGGCACAGATTCCACTGGTGTTGAGTTGGGCTGAGCTGCGCAACGAACGCGCAACCGAAATTATGGCGCAGATCGATCCCCCTTATGCCTTCTGGTCGTCGATCATCTACATGCATCCCGACAGGACCAGACGCACATTCGAACTCATCAACCTGGTGCTGCAGTTCTGCGTGTATGTGGAAATGCGTGTCAAACACTCCCTGGCGTGCTGGCGTCCGGTCGAACACAACGCCCAGGTTCAACCCGTGATCACGACGCCGGGGCACGGAAGCTTCCCGAGCGGACACGCGACCCAGGTCTTTGCGGTAGCCTACGTCCTGAGATCACTACTGCATCTCGATCCGGCAGATCCGGTACATGCAATCATAATCGAGCAGCTCAAACGTCAGGCTGCGCGCATTGCGACGAACCGTGTCGTTGCCGGGGTCCATTTCCCTGTCGACAGCATGGCAGGGCGCATGCTGGGCGTGGCGCTGGGAGAGTACTTCGTCGGGCGTTGCACAGGAGGTCGGAAATTCATGGGCCGGAAGTTTATTGCCGCTGGGATCGACAATGCTCCCACCACCGACTTCAATCCGTTCAACGCCGACCAAGTTCTCGCGGGACCATCGCCGTTCTATTCTCAAACCGCGGGGACGGCCATCGGGCGGTCCGCATTGATGAGGTACATATGGAGTGCTGCGAGAAATGAGTGGAAGGAAAGATTTCCATAG
- a CDS encoding hybrid sensor histidine kinase/response regulator: MHQIEDELLSAVFDAVDTGLIVLDGGMHVVAWNAWFASASGISSQDAAGRRLDELFPGAVPPGLKSAIGDALDAGSSRLLTHSLHPLLLPLRTRSGGQLIHNVSVRPLGARPHLRCLVQIVDVTVAVQREQVLRERQNARYDAVVNSAPDAILTFDAQGVIQLANPAAAREFGYALRELVGLEMTVLLDAPETWNELWTSILDGDVMHRPVEVTARRKDGSASFLEVSAARWQSDTRVFVTAILRDVNERRAAEETLRHLNQTLEERVEERTQELLRAEEQLRQAQKMEAVGQLTGGIAHDFNNLLAGIVGSLDLMQTRIAQGRTENVERYAKAAMSSAQRAAALTHRLLAFARRQPLDPKPVNANQLIASMEDLLRRTIGPLHALEIVTAGGLWTTLCDPNQLESAILNLAINARDAMPDGGKLTIETANAYLDDTYAAAQPDLRSGQYVAICITDTGTGMPPDVIERVFEPFFTTKPLGQGTGLGLSMVYGFAKQSEGHVRIYSEVGQGTTIRIYLPRYRGTAQEEPSEVSFAEVPRAEAGETVLVVEDEPVIRNLIIEVLQDLGYRALEASDGPAGLKVLQSRQRIDLLVTDVGLPGINGRQLADAARETRPDLKVLFITGYAENATLANGFLDPGMEIFTKPFAVEALATRIRSMIQGTR; this comes from the coding sequence ATGCATCAGATTGAAGATGAACTCCTGTCGGCGGTCTTCGACGCCGTAGATACGGGCCTCATCGTGCTTGATGGCGGCATGCACGTGGTCGCGTGGAATGCGTGGTTCGCCTCGGCAAGCGGGATCTCCTCTCAGGATGCTGCCGGAAGACGGTTGGACGAATTGTTCCCGGGAGCAGTCCCGCCCGGACTCAAATCGGCGATCGGAGACGCACTGGACGCAGGCTCCTCGAGGCTCCTGACTCATTCCCTGCACCCGCTACTCCTGCCGCTGCGGACCCGATCCGGCGGACAGCTGATCCACAATGTCTCCGTGCGCCCGCTTGGAGCGCGACCTCATCTCCGATGCCTCGTTCAAATCGTCGACGTCACGGTTGCCGTCCAACGCGAACAGGTCCTGCGCGAGCGGCAGAACGCTCGCTACGACGCCGTCGTGAACAGTGCTCCGGACGCGATCCTCACGTTCGATGCACAAGGCGTCATCCAGCTCGCCAATCCCGCGGCCGCGCGGGAGTTCGGTTACGCGCTCCGTGAACTCGTCGGTCTGGAGATGACGGTTCTTCTGGATGCGCCGGAGACTTGGAATGAGCTTTGGACAAGCATCCTCGATGGGGACGTCATGCACCGTCCTGTGGAGGTCACAGCCCGGCGCAAGGACGGATCTGCCAGTTTCCTGGAGGTTTCCGCCGCGCGCTGGCAGAGTGACACGCGCGTCTTCGTGACGGCCATTCTACGCGATGTAAACGAGCGGCGAGCGGCCGAGGAAACGCTGCGGCACCTGAACCAGACCCTTGAAGAGCGCGTCGAGGAGCGAACGCAGGAGCTTCTGAGAGCCGAAGAGCAGCTTCGTCAAGCTCAGAAGATGGAGGCGGTCGGGCAGCTCACGGGAGGTATTGCCCACGACTTCAACAACCTTCTCGCCGGCATTGTCGGCTCCCTCGACCTGATGCAGACCCGCATTGCGCAAGGCCGTACGGAGAACGTGGAGCGCTACGCCAAGGCTGCGATGAGTTCGGCCCAACGTGCCGCCGCGCTCACCCATCGCCTGCTCGCCTTCGCGCGCCGGCAGCCGCTCGATCCGAAGCCGGTGAACGCCAACCAGCTCATCGCCTCCATGGAGGACCTGCTTCGCCGCACCATCGGTCCGCTGCATGCGCTGGAGATCGTCACGGCGGGCGGATTGTGGACGACCCTATGCGATCCCAACCAGCTCGAGAGCGCCATCCTGAACCTTGCCATCAATGCGCGCGATGCCATGCCGGATGGCGGCAAGCTCACCATCGAGACGGCGAATGCTTATCTCGATGATACCTACGCAGCCGCTCAGCCCGACCTTAGGTCAGGGCAGTACGTGGCGATCTGCATCACGGATACCGGAACGGGCATGCCGCCGGATGTGATCGAGCGGGTCTTCGAGCCCTTCTTCACCACCAAGCCGCTGGGCCAGGGCACGGGGCTGGGTCTCTCGATGGTCTATGGCTTTGCCAAGCAATCCGAGGGACATGTCAGGATCTATTCGGAAGTGGGCCAGGGCACGACGATCAGAATCTACCTGCCGCGCTACCGCGGCACCGCGCAGGAGGAGCCCTCCGAGGTCTCCTTTGCCGAGGTGCCGCGCGCAGAGGCGGGCGAGACGGTTCTTGTGGTCGAGGATGAGCCTGTCATCCGCAATCTGATCATCGAAGTGCTTCAAGATCTGGGCTATCGCGCGCTCGAAGCGTCGGACGGACCGGCAGGCCTCAAGGTCCTGCAGTCGCGGCAGCGCATCGACCTGCTCGTCACGGATGTCGGACTGCCCGGGATCAACGGGCGTCAGCTCGCTGATGCGGCGCGGGAGACGCGTCCTGACCTGAAAGTGCTCTTCATTACGGGATATGCCGAGAACGCGACGCTGGCGAACGGCTTCCTCGATCCAGGGATGGAGATTTTCACCAAGCCCTTCGCTGTCGAGGCGCTGGCAACGCGGATCAGAAGCATGATCCAGGGCACGAGGTAA